The sequence AGCAGATTGTCTGCCCGATCGGGACTGAGCAGGCGCAGGCAGCTGATGTCGAGCGCCTCTCCGGCAGCGCACAACGCGAGATCCTGCGTGGCCAACTCAATAAGCAGCCGTTGCGCTGATTGCGCATGGTTGGCGGTCCGCGCCAGCCGATGCTGAAAACCCGGAAAAAATCTTGCCAGCGCCGGCATCACTTCGTGACGCAGGGCATTGCGGGCGTAGCGCGTGTCGAGATTGGAAGCGTCATCGACATGCGTGATGCCTTCTTTGGCGACGAGCGCAGCGAGCTGCATCCGCGACAACGACAGCAGCGGACGCGCCATGACCAGCTCCGCATCGCCGAGCAGATCAGGCGCACAGTTGGCAGTATCCATGCCCGACAAGCCAGCAACGCCGGAACCGCGCAGCAACTGCAGCAAGACGGTTTCGGCCTGGTCATCCTGATGATGGGCTGTGAGCAATAACGGCAAATCGTGATCGCGACACATCTTGCCCAGCGCGGCGTAGCGACTGCTACGGGCGGCGGCCTCGATGCCACTGGCACCTGCATCGGCAAGTTGCACGCGCTGTGCGGCAAACGTCACGTCGAGACGCGCGCACTCGCTGGCGCAATGCTGGAGCCAGTCATCGGCGTCAGCACTGAGACCATGATGGACGTGGAAGGCGAAGAGACGGATGCCGTTTTTTTTGCATGCCGGTGCGCCAGATACAGCAGCGCCGATGAGTCAAGGCCGCCGCTGTACGCGATCGCCAGTGCCCCACCGGCCGCCGGTACAGAGACGGCTATGCGCTCCCGGATTACGGCGAGGGCACGGTCAAAGACATCATCGATGCCAGGTGTTTGCTGATTTTTCAAGACGAATTACACCCTCATTCCGGCGCAGCGATTTCCTTGAACTTGCCATAGCTCATCAACTTGTCATGGCGCGCCGCGATCAGGTCCTTGGTTTTGATCCCGGTGAACTGGCGCAATGTATCGGCCAGTGCGCGCTTGAGCATCGACGCCATCAGCTTCGGATCACGATGTGCACCGCCCAGAGGTTCGTTGACAATCTTGTCGATCAAGTTGATGGCTTTGAGGCGATGTGCGGTCAGCCCAAGTGCTTCGGCAGCATCGGACGCCCGCTCGGCCGTCTTCCATAAAATCGACGCACAGCCTTCGGGCGAAATCACCGAATACGTCGCATATTGCAACATCAGCACCGCATCGCCAACGGCAATTGCCAGCGCGCCGCCGGAGCCGCCTTCGCCAATGATGGTAGCAATCAGTGGCACTTTCAGCTCGGCCATCGCGTACAGGTTGTGGCCGATCGCTTCGGATTGGCCACGCTCTTCTGCATCGATACCGGGAAACGCACCTGGCGTGTCAACGAAGGTAAAGATCGGCAGGCCAAATTTCTCGGCGACTTTCATCAGACGCAGCGCCTTGCGATAACCCTCGGGCTTCGGCATTCCGAAGTTACGCAGCGCGCGCTCCTTGGTGTCACGGCCCTTCTGATGACCAATCACCATGCAGGCCTGCCCATTGAAACGGGCCAGACCACCCACAATCGACAGGTCATCGGCGTAGCTGCGATCGCCATGCAGTTCATGGAAGTCGGTGAAGATTTCATTAACGTAGTCCATCGTGTACGGTCGCTGCGGATGGCGGGCGATCTGTGACACTTGCCATGGCGTCAGCTTGGCGTAGATATCCTTGGTCAGTTGCTGGCTCTTCTTGGCCAGACGGTCGATTTCTTCTGAAATATCGACAGCAGAATCATCCTGCACGAAACGCAGTTCGTCGATCTTCGAATCCAGTTCGGCGATCGGTGTTTCAAATGACAGGAAAGTTGTTTTTGTCATCGTGCTCCCCTTTTATTACGGCATGCAGAAAATTGGAAAATCCAGCGAAGCATTAGTAGACGACCGGCACCGGTTCGAGGCTGCGCCACAAGTACCAGGTAGCGACCGTGCGCCACGGCTCCCAGTTGGCTGACACCTCACGAGCGTCGCTGCGCGACACGGGTTCTCCGGAAAAATAATTCAGGCTGATACCGTTGAGCAAGCCAACGTCATCCAGCGGCAGGATATTGGGGCGCAGCAGGTTAAAGATCAAGAACATTTCGGCCGTCCAGCGACCGATGCCGCGGATCTGGATCAGTTCGGCGATAACTGCCTCGTCGTCCATTTCAGCCCATTTGTCGGCGTGGACACGCTTGGCCTTGAAGTGTTCGGCGAGATCGAGAATATAGTCAGCCTTGCGCTTGGACAAGCCGCACCCGGCCAAGTCCGCAGCGCCGGCTTTGACCACCTGAGCCGGCGTCGACTTCGGACACACCAGCAGGAAGCGCTGCCATGCTGCTTCGGCCGACTTGACCGAAATCTGCTGGCCGATGATAGAGCGCGCCAGTGTGACGAACGGCTCGCCGCGTCCGGTCAGATGCACGTCGCCGAATTGCGGAATCAATCTACGCATGATGCGGTCACGCTTCATCAGCTCGATCTTGGCGTCTTCCCAATAGCTTGGCGCGCCAAGCTGGCCGACCATTTCCATCAAATTTGCCATGCCGCTTAAGCCCTTCGCCATTCGGTAATGTTGCCCGGTTTATCTTCCAGCAGGATACCGGCAGCCAGCAGTTCATCGCGCAAACGATCCGCCGTTGCGTAGTCCCGGGCAATCTTGGCAGCAATACGCGCGGCAATTTTTTCTGCGATCAGCGCGTTGTCTTCGTCACTGGCGCCAGTACCGTGGGCACCCTGGAGGAATTCCATCGGGCTGCGTTCGAGCAAACCCAGCACTGCAGCCAGGGCGCGCAATTGCGCAGCCAGCGCAGGGTCGCGACTGCGATTAATGTCAGTGGCCAGATCGAACAGAACAGCCAGCGCCAGCGGCGTATTGAAGTCATCATCCATCGCTTCGGCAAAACGCTGCGGATAAGGCGATGCCCAATCCAGCGCATCCGGCGACGGCGCAACATCCTTAAGCGCGGTGTACAAGCGGGTCAGTGCCACACGGGCATCATCAAGATGCGTATCGGAGTAGTTCAACGGACTGCGGTAGTGTGCGCGCAGGATAAAGAAGCGCAAGACTTCAGCATCGTATTTGGCCAGCACGTCACGGATCAGGAAGAAGTTATCCAGCGACTTCGACATTTTTTCATTGTCGATACGCACATGACCGTTATGCAACCAATAATTGGCAAATGGTTTTTCGTTCGCGCCCTCGGATTGGGCGATTTCGTTTTCGTGGTGAGGAAATTGCAGGTCGGTACCACCGCCATGAATGTCGAATTGCTCGCCTAACAAGGCGCACGCCATTGCCGAGCATTCGATATGCCAACCGGGACGGCCGCGGCCCCACGGTGAGGCCCATTTGGCATCGTCGGGCTCGCTATCCTTGGCCGCTTTCCAGAGTACGAAATCAAGCGGATCGCGCTTACCCGTATTGACATCCACCCGCTCGCCGGCGCGCAGATCGTCTAGCGACTTGCCGGATAATTTCCCGTAGCCGGGGAAATCGCGAACCGAATAATTGACGTCGCCATCGTCACCCTGGTAGGCCAGACCTTTTTCCTGCAAACGCGTAATCATATTCAGCATCTGCGGCACGTAGTGGGTAGCGCGTGGTGCATGCGTGGGCGGCAGAATCCCGAGCGCGCCGGTGTCATCGGCCATCGCGTCGATGAAACGATCAGTCAGCGACGAAATCGATTCGTTATTTTGGACCGCACGACGGATGATTTTGTCGTCGATATCGGTGATATTGCGCACATAGGTCACGCTATAGCCGGACACCTGCAACCAGCGGTAGACCACATCGAACGCCATCATCATGCGGCCGTGGCCGATGTGGCAGTAGTCGTAGATGGTCATGCCGCAGACATACATCCGCGCCTCGCCAGGCACCATCGGCGTAAACAACTGCTTTTCACGCGCGAGCGTGTTGTAGATTTTCAGGGAAGTCATAGGGAATTTCAGGGTTCGGAAGCACAGGTTGCATGGCGAACGTCGGTTCAACAATCGAGCCGATAACGTTGCTCGAGATGAATAAACAACGCGCTCACCAAAACCCTTTTAGTTGGCTAATTTTGATAGTATGTTGCTTTCCGCCGAAGTATATCACCTAAAAAAACCATGCCACTCACGCCCCGACAGTACTTTCCGCCGCGCCTGACCTCATGCTTCGGCAAAATCCTAGCCGCCTCAGCACTTTCTGCAGCACTCTTCGCCCCCCCTGCTTTTGCCGACAACATGGCCGATATCAGCACCCTCATCCGGGCTGGACAGTTCGGCGAGGCGCTCACCAAAGTGGACGCCGCGTTGATACAAACACCGCGAGACAAACAGTTGCGCTTCATGAAGGGTGTGATCCTGACGGAGCAAAACAAACCCGGCGAAGCCATTGTCATATTTACCAAACTAACTGAAGATTTCCCGGAACTGCCGGAGCCGTATAACAACCTTGCCGTCCTGTTTGCTGCCGGCGGGCAATACGACAAGGCACGTGCCTCGCTGGAAATGGCGATTCGCACCAATCCGACCTACTCTACCGCCCACGAAAACCTGGGGGATGTCTATGCCAAGCTGGCCAGCCAGGCCTACGACAAGGCATTGCAACTCGATTCCGCCAACACCACGGCAAAGACCAAACTGACCATGGTCCGCACGCTGGTAGGCAACAACACCGGCGGCACGAATCCGAAAACC comes from Actimicrobium sp. CCC2.4 and encodes:
- the tilS gene encoding tRNA lysidine(34) synthetase TilS, with translation MRLFAFHVHHGLSADADDWLQHCASECARLDVTFAAQRVQLADAGASGIEAAARSSRYAALGKMCRDHDLPLLLTAHHQDDQAETVLLQLLRGSGVAGLSGMDTANCAPDLLGDAELVMARPLLSLSRMQLAALVAKEGITHVDDASNLDTRYARNALRHEVMPALARFFPGFQHRLARTANHAQSAQRLLIELATQDLALCAAGEALDISCLRLLSPDRADNLLRYWFGSRGVRMPSTSWLHEMRTQLFEAKPDAQLCVTHADCHIRRHRDHVFITPHRIEFDPEELPVIGFRWSGEAQLDFPALNGSLMFDAAEQGVASDWLTGQALAISLRSGGERLKPAPNRSTRALKYHYQAGNVPAWERERLPVVRVGKKLLFAAGVGMDCHHFSSADGPRIALRWVFAAD
- a CDS encoding acetyl-CoA carboxylase carboxyltransferase subunit alpha, producing MTKTTFLSFETPIAELDSKIDELRFVQDDSAVDISEEIDRLAKKSQQLTKDIYAKLTPWQVSQIARHPQRPYTMDYVNEIFTDFHELHGDRSYADDLSIVGGLARFNGQACMVIGHQKGRDTKERALRNFGMPKPEGYRKALRLMKVAEKFGLPIFTFVDTPGAFPGIDAEERGQSEAIGHNLYAMAELKVPLIATIIGEGGSGGALAIAVGDAVLMLQYATYSVISPEGCASILWKTAERASDAAEALGLTAHRLKAINLIDKIVNEPLGGAHRDPKLMASMLKRALADTLRQFTGIKTKDLIAARHDKLMSYGKFKEIAAPE
- the cysS gene encoding cysteine--tRNA ligase; this translates as MTSLKIYNTLAREKQLFTPMVPGEARMYVCGMTIYDYCHIGHGRMMMAFDVVYRWLQVSGYSVTYVRNITDIDDKIIRRAVQNNESISSLTDRFIDAMADDTGALGILPPTHAPRATHYVPQMLNMITRLQEKGLAYQGDDGDVNYSVRDFPGYGKLSGKSLDDLRAGERVDVNTGKRDPLDFVLWKAAKDSEPDDAKWASPWGRGRPGWHIECSAMACALLGEQFDIHGGGTDLQFPHHENEIAQSEGANEKPFANYWLHNGHVRIDNEKMSKSLDNFFLIRDVLAKYDAEVLRFFILRAHYRSPLNYSDTHLDDARVALTRLYTALKDVAPSPDALDWASPYPQRFAEAMDDDFNTPLALAVLFDLATDINRSRDPALAAQLRALAAVLGLLERSPMEFLQGAHGTGASDEDNALIAEKIAARIAAKIARDYATADRLRDELLAAGILLEDKPGNITEWRRA
- a CDS encoding DNA-3-methyladenine glycosylase, with translation MANLMEMVGQLGAPSYWEDAKIELMKRDRIMRRLIPQFGDVHLTGRGEPFVTLARSIIGQQISVKSAEAAWQRFLLVCPKSTPAQVVKAGAADLAGCGLSKRKADYILDLAEHFKAKRVHADKWAEMDDEAVIAELIQIRGIGRWTAEMFLIFNLLRPNILPLDDVGLLNGISLNYFSGEPVSRSDAREVSANWEPWRTVATWYLWRSLEPVPVVY